AGCCGTCAGCAAAAATATAAGATACAACATATTAAGCTGCACGCTGATAGCTGACCGCTCCAGCCGGAGAACCCGGGTTCCGGCCTTCAGTCGGCCAGTGGCCGGATAAAAACTAAATAGTTACCACGCCTATCCGCAGGAGGTTTGGGAAAATTAATGGCGGCGGATATCAAAGTGGAAGGTTCACCTATTTCAGATCTTTGCCGCAGTGTTTGCAGACCAGGGCCCGGGCCTTGATGATCTCGGCGCAGTAGGGACACTCTTTGGTGTAATTGGACTTGTGTATTAGTTCTATGGCCTTTTCAGCCTGTTCTTTGATGATTTCGTTGGTAAAATGATGGTTCCGGATCGGCTCAATGGCCCTCAGGTCGGCAATATTGCCGAGCGCTTCCGCAGCTTCGAGACGAGCCCGCGGAGCCGCGGTCTCATCGATAAGCATACCTGCTATGGCCGGCGTATCCTTGGCCTCGATATAGCCCCTTAGGGCCGCGGCCGCTTTATGTTCAGCCTCTTCTTTAGCCCTTTCTTCTTCAGGATCAAACATACCGCCTTTCAGGCCATCATGGCTAAATACGGGGATAGCCCCCATTTCCATGGTCTCAGGGTGACACATGCACCGGTAGGAGGCCCTTTGTCCGTAGAAGTTCATCATACTTTCCCAGCCTTCAACAAAGAACGAGCATTGGTCATTGAAGCAGACATAAAGGGAAGTAACCCCCCAGCCCAATC
This Thermodesulfobacteriota bacterium DNA region includes the following protein-coding sequences:
- a CDS encoding zinc ribbon domain-containing protein, with product MATKEKPKCPHCGQEMSDYALPPYNFSDGLGWGVTSLYVCFNDQCSFFVEGWESMMNFYGQRASYRCMCHPETMEMGAIPVFSHDGLKGGMFDPEEERAKEEAEHKAAAALRGYIEAKDTPAIAGMLIDETAAPRARLEAAEALGNIADLRAIEPIRNHHFTNEIIKEQAEKAIELIHKSNYTKECPYCAEIIKARALVCKHCGKDLK